Proteins from a single region of Chlamydia buteonis:
- the rpsL gene encoding 30S ribosomal protein S12, with protein MPTINQLIRKKRQSSASRKKSPALQKCPQRRGVCLQVKTKTPKKPNSALRKVAWVRLSNGQEVIAYIGGEGHNLQEHSIVLVQGGRVKDLPGVRYHIVRGALDCAAVKNRKQSRSRYGAKRPK; from the coding sequence ATGCCAACCATTAATCAATTAATACGTAAAAAGCGTCAATCTAGCGCGTCTAGAAAGAAATCTCCAGCCTTGCAGAAATGCCCACAACGACGTGGTGTGTGTCTACAAGTGAAGACAAAGACTCCTAAAAAGCCGAACTCAGCTTTACGTAAAGTTGCTTGGGTGCGCTTGTCTAATGGCCAAGAAGTTATCGCCTACATTGGTGGTGAGGGCCATAACTTGCAAGAGCACAGCATCGTGTTGGTTCAAGGTGGCAGGGTTAAAGATTTGCCTGGTGTCCGTTATCACATCGTTCGCGGGGCTCTAGATTGCGCTGCTGTCAAAAATAGAAAACAAAGCCGTTCTCGATACGGGGCAAAGCGTCCTAAGTAG
- the rpsG gene encoding 30S ribosomal protein S7: MSRRHAAEKKVIPADPIYGSVTLEKFINKVMVHGKKSIARKIVYNALERFAKKVGAENVLEAFEEALENAKPLLEVRSRRVGGATYQVPVEVAAGRRDCLAMQWIIKFARAKPGKSMEVGLAAELVDCFNKQGATIKKREDTHRMAEANKAFAHYKW, encoded by the coding sequence ATGTCAAGACGACATGCCGCTGAGAAAAAAGTAATCCCAGCAGATCCTATCTATGGAAGTGTGACTCTGGAAAAGTTCATTAATAAAGTTATGGTGCACGGCAAAAAAAGCATTGCGAGAAAGATTGTTTACAATGCTTTGGAAAGATTTGCTAAGAAAGTAGGCGCTGAGAATGTTTTAGAAGCTTTTGAAGAAGCCTTAGAAAATGCAAAGCCTTTGCTTGAGGTTCGGTCTCGTCGTGTTGGAGGGGCTACATATCAGGTTCCCGTGGAAGTTGCGGCGGGTCGTAGGGATTGCTTGGCTATGCAATGGATTATTAAATTTGCTAGAGCAAAGCCAGGGAAATCTATGGAAGTAGGATTGGCTGCCGAGCTTGTTGATTGTTTCAATAAGCAAGGAGCTACCATTAAGAAGCGTGAAGATACTCATCGTATGGCTGAAGCAAATAAAGCGTTTGCTCATTATAAGTGGTAA